In Planktothrix tepida PCC 9214, a single window of DNA contains:
- a CDS encoding calcium-binding protein, with translation MLAEIDPGNTINLEVITNNAAQLSQVIADSNQQILTSTTTDGIFQAQKVAQTSVTEDLSAAFSGTKSFDEVVAENTGEALTTQIATTTIDTSVIDQPPTDPNTPPTDNPEDNLNNNSNITPNSNQEVVNLINSVNPTTPTPSTPTPKTTNPSSLSDPIEQFIARKNLTSIPTSNPPDDLILGDERPNSLSGGVGQDTLLGYGEADFLSGNSGQDLIYGFLGNDLIYGGSDEDWVRGGKDNDLIFGGLGNDTLSGDLGNDTVLGEAGNDLLVGYAGEDLLSGGTGNDNLYGGDDNDLIHGGQXTLIYTLVDTGLTPDASETQVKTALGLPSTINLATFDAIAAAQAGSSEGKAVLAAQVAVQTLISQISNSLETVIGISSNSLDALVTGNLAELLQSGSFNLSDSTAIQTLITNTVGNINSLLAEVDPADNTINLEAITNNAAQLSQVIAASNEQILTATTTDGIFQAQKVAQTSVTEDLSAAFSGTKSFDEVVAENTGEALTTQIATTTIDTSVIDQPPTDPNNPNTGGTIIDNGNITPNQEVINSSTVGLINSVNPTTPTPSTPTWEKGAGKS, from the coding sequence ATGTTAGCAGAGATAGACCCAGGCAACACTATTAACCTAGAGGTGATTACCAACAATGCGGCTCAATTATCCCAAGTTATCGCTGACAGCAACCAGCAAATCCTGACCTCCACCACCACTGATGGCATCTTCCAAGCCCAAAAAGTCGCCCAAACCAGCGTCACGGAAGATTTAAGTGCCGCCTTCAGTGGTACAAAATCCTTTGACGAAGTAGTGGCTGAGAATACTGGAGAAGCGTTAACCACTCAAATTGCTACCACCACCATCGATACTTCTGTTATTGACCAACCCCCAACAGATCCTAACACACCTCCTACAGATAACCCCGAAGACAATCTCAATAATAACAGTAATATTACCCCCAATTCTAATCAGGAGGTTGTTAATCTCATCAATTCCGTTAATCCTACAACTCCAACTCCCTCAACTCCCACCCCAAAAACAACAAATCCCTCATCCCTGAGCGACCCCATCGAACAATTTATCGCTCGGAAAAATCTAACCTCCATTCCCACCAGTAACCCCCCCGATGACCTCATCTTAGGAGATGAGCGTCCCAACTCCCTCAGTGGCGGTGTCGGTCAAGATACCTTACTCGGTTATGGTGAAGCCGATTTCCTCTCAGGAAACTCAGGTCAAGACCTGATTTATGGTTTCCTCGGAAACGACCTCATTTATGGCGGTAGCGATGAAGACTGGGTGCGAGGCGGTAAGGACAATGACCTGATTTTTGGAGGTTTAGGAAACGATACCCTCAGTGGTGATTTAGGCAATGATACGGTATTAGGAGAAGCTGGAAACGACCTGTTAGTTGGTTATGCTGGAGAAGATCTGTTGTCAGGAGGTACAGGGAACGATAACCTTTACGGTGGCGACGATAACGATCTGATTCATGGCGGTCAAGNGACTTTAATTTATACCCTCGTCGATACAGGACTCACCCCAGACGCATCCGAAACCCAAGTCAAAACTGCTTTGGGACTGCCCAGCACCATTAATTTAGCCACCTTTGATGCCATCGCAGCCGCCCAAGCGGGTTCTAGTGAAGGCAAAGCGGTGTTAGCGGCTCAAGTGGCAGTGCAAACTCTGATTAGTCAAATCAGTAACTCCCTGGAAACGGTTATCGGTATCAGCAGTAATAGCTTAGATGCTCTGGTGACGGGGAATCTAGCCGAACTCCTGCAAAGTGGCAGTTTCAATCTCAGTGATAGCACAGCGATTCAAACTTTGATTACTAACACAGTTGGTAATATAAACAGTTTATTAGCAGAGGTAGACCCAGCAGACAACACTATTAACCTAGAGGCGATTACCAACAATGCGGCTCAATTATCCCAAGTGATTGCTGCCAGTAACGAGCAAATTCTCACTGCTACCACCACTGATGGCATCTTCCAAGCCCAAAAAGTCGCCCAAACCAGCGTCACAGAAGATTTAAGCGCTGCCTTCAGTGGGACAAAATCCTTTGACGAAGTAGTAGCGGAGAATACTGGAGAAGCCTTAACCACTCAAATTGCTACCACCACCATCGATACTTCTGTTATTGACCAACCCCCAACAGATCCCAACAATCCAAACACAGGAGGAACCATCATTGATAACGGTAATATTACCCCGAATCAAGAGGTTATTAATAGTAGCACCGTTGGGTTAATAAATTCCGTTAATCCCACAACTCCAACTCCCTCAACTCCCACNTGGGAAAAAGGTGCAGGTAAAAGTTAG
- a CDS encoding DUF4347 domain-containing protein translates to MKKQIIFIDSAIDNYPSLIEGANKNAEIVILDPDKSGVEQITQALKSGSNIEALHIVSHGSPGHLQLGSDLLNGENIDSFNSLLQQWGKALTKTADILVYGCEVXGKRCRSKLVILTY, encoded by the coding sequence ATGAAAAAACAAATTATTTTCATTGACTCCGCTATCGACAACTACCCAAGCCTAATAGAAGGAGCCAACAAAAACGCAGAAATCGTGATTTTAGACCCAGACAAAAGTGGGGTAGAACAGATCACACAAGCACTCAAAAGCGGGTCAAACATTGAAGCCCTACATATCGTTTCTCACGGAAGCCCCGGTCATTTACAACTCGGTTCAGACCTTCTCAATGGGGAAAATATAGACAGTTTTAATAGTCTACTCCAGCAGTGGGGAAAAGCCCTAACAAAAACCGCCGATATTTTAGTGTATGGATGTGAAGTANAGGGAAAAAGGTGCAGGTCAAAGTTAGTTATACTGACCTATTAG
- a CDS encoding putative Ig domain-containing protein yields MDAGDSLTYSVTLADGTTLPSWLTFNTTTGTFTGKPTNADLGNLTIKVTAKDSSNTTVENSFQLTVNNTNTPPTAANKTLTVNEDNNYTFAVTDFGFSDVDTTDTLASIKITQLPTVGTLQLKGTAVTANQVITAVDIPSLVFTPFANANGSSYANFKFTVNDGIIDSVTANTITIDVTAVNDLPTGNISITGTPEQNQILTATNTLADADGLGTFNYQWQESADNGVTWTNISGATNNTFALSQTQVGKKVQVKVSYTDGQGTKETVNSNPTNTVLLGDIIVTKDKDNGKGDTEGTLSWAIDRANKSPGADTIKLNTDVRLNFGSDVIRMWSLIDSDMTVDGQGHTINGDNNNDGKADQDDRPIFFVKSGNVNFKNLTLKNAVAKGGDGYIYGGGAGMGGALFIYQGNVTVDGVKFQGNEARGGNVTGGNEQFGGGIGLQKIAANNGSNGSNRSDVGLNGGNGGNGGLGGNGGNGGIGSPDGGSGGXQ; encoded by the coding sequence ATTGATGCAGGGGATAGTTTAACCTATAGCGTCACCTTAGCGGATGGTACAACCTTACCCAGTTGGTTAACTTTCAACACCACAACCGGAACATTTACCGGAAAACCCACTAATGCAGATCTCGGTAATCTTACTATCAAAGTTACAGCTAAAGATAGTAGTAATACTACAGTTGAAAACAGTTTCCAACTGACGGTTAATAATACCAATACTCCGCCCACAGCCGCCAACAAAACCCTAACCGTTAACGAAGACAACAACTACACCTTTGCTGTCACCGACTTCGGTTTCAGTGATGTAGACACCACAGATACCCTAGCATCAATAAAAATCACCCAACTGCCCACAGTGGGGACATTACAACTGAAGGGCACTGCTGTTACAGCTAACCAAGTGATCACTGCTGTTGATATTCCCAGCTTAGTCTTCACCCCATTTGCTAATGCTAACGGTAGCAGTTATGCCAACTTCAAGTTCACCGTTAATGACGGCATTATTGATAGTGTGACAGCTAATACGATTACTATTGATGTTACTGCCGTTAATGACTTACCCACAGGGAATATTAGTATTACAGGAACACCCGAACAAAACCAAATTTTAACGGCAACAAATACCTTAGCGGATGCAGATGGTTTAGGAACGTTTAATTATCAATGGCAAGAGTCAGCAGATAATGGAGTCACCTGGACTAATATTAGTGGAGCAACTAATAATACTTTTGCCTTATCTCAAACACAAGTGGGGAAAAAGGTACAGGTAAAAGTTAGTTATACCGATGGACAAGGAACCAAAGAAACCGTTAATAGTAACCCAACCAATACAGTCCTTTTGGGGGATATTATCGTCACCAAAGACAAAGATAACGGTAAGGGAGATACCGAAGGAACTCTGAGTTGGGCGATAGACAGAGCCAATAAGAGCCCTGGAGCCGATACCATCAAACTCAATACCGATGTGCGTCTGAATTTTGGTAGCGATGTGATACGGATGTGGAGTTTGATTGATAGCGATATGACTGTTGATGGGCAAGGACATACCATCAATGGGGATAATAATAATGATGGTAAAGCAGATCAAGATGACCGTCCGATTTTCTTTGTCAAATCAGGGAATGTGAATTTTAAGAACCTGACCCTGAAAAACGCAGTTGCTAAGGGAGGTGATGGCTATATCTACGGTGGTGGCGCGGGGATGGGAGGGGCACTGTTTATTTATCAAGGAAATGTCACGGTTGATGGGGTGAAGTTTCAGGGGAATGAAGCTAGAGGTGGTAATGTTACAGGGGGCAACGAGCAGTTTGGTGGTGGTATTGGGTTGCAGAAGATAGCAGCTAACAATGGCAGCAATGGCAGCAATCGCAGTGACGTCGGCTTGAATGGCGGCAACGGCGGCAACGGCGGCCTCGGCGGCAACGGCGGCAACGGCGGCATCGGCAGCCCCGACGGCGGTAGCGGCGGCNTTCAGTAG